The genomic region TCACAATATCCAACACAAGTACTTCAGGATACGCTGTTAAGTTTACCAACAATGGTTCATCAGACATGGTGAAGAACTGTTTGCTGAAAGGTGCAAATACAACATACGGACCGGTATATTTTTCAAGTACTACCACTACCGGTAACAATAACGATACTATCCGGAACTGCGATATTACATATGCCGGATCAGGTTATCCATACACTGGTGTGTATTTTTCCGGCTCATCGGTAAGCCCTGGCGTTAACAATACTGTTGAAGACTGCAACATTACAAATTTTTCGTATTCGGGTGTGCTCATTGGTGGTTACTATACCAGAACAACGATACGCAGATGTAGTATCTATGAGATCAATGCACAGACATCGACAACTCTCATTGGTATCAGTGCGGCCGGCTCATTGTCGGGTGCACGCAATGAGATCAGCCGCAATAAAATATACAACATTAATACTACCGGATCCACACCGAGTGTCTATGCGATCTACTTCCCCACAGCCAGTACCGATACGCTCAATATCATCAATAACTTTATTAGTCTGGACGCCGTTACTACAACAACCGGTGCTACATTGAGAGGTATATTTAACAACTCGAACTCTTCTGCCAGAATGAATGTGATATATAACTCCATCTATATTGGTGGTACCGGCAGCTCTTCGACTTCTTCATGTTTTTATCTTGGCGGCAGTTTCCCTTCTTTTGTTCGCAATAATATCTTTTACAATGCGCGTGTACCAAGCAGTGGCAGAAGTTATTGTATTTATGTTGGTAGTGGCACGCTCAGCTCTCTTACTTCAAATTACAACGACCTGATTGCTACTGACCCCATTAGTGGAACGGTTGGGTATAATGGCTCCGCCTATGTTGTTGATCTTGTCTCATGGCAGGGTTCGGGAACAGCCAAGGATACCAACTCTGTTTCTGTGAACCCAAGCTTTACTGATGTTACTACAGCAAACCTTCATGCATCTGCCGGAGGTTTATATAGAAAAGCTTACTGGTATCCAACATATTCAAGCATAGATTATGACGGGGCAGCTCGTCCTGTAAATCCCACACAGCCTTGTATCGGTGCGGATGAGTTTGTTCCCGCAAATGATGATGCAGGTATCACAGCTATCAATCGCAGTTACTGTGCAGGCTCTCAGAGTGTGAGTGTTTCACTTAAAAACTTTGGAATATCAAATCTTAATAGTGTCAAGATTGACTGGTCGGTAAATGGGATTCCACAGACGCCCCAGAATACCTGGAGCGGACCAGCCCTTACGCCGGGTTCTACTACAAGTGTTACACTAACTCCGAATTTCAATTTTGTAAGAGGCACAAATTATTCAATCACCGCCACTACCAGCCTTCCTAACGGCAATACAGATGCAAATTCATCAAACGATTCTAAAACCGAGGCCGGAATCAGATCTCAATTATCCGGCACATACGCTGTTGGACCGGGCGGCGATTTCACTACCCTGCGAGCGGCCTGTGATTCTCTGAACCTGAATGGTGTGTGCGGACCCGTAAGTTTTATTCTCAACAGCAGCTATGCTGGCTCCTCAGAAACATATCCGATTACAATTAATCAGGCTGCCGGAATGTCGGCTGTGAATACGCTCACTATTAAACCGGGAACAGGTGTTACGGCATCGCTCAGCGGAAGCTATGCGGGAGCCCTGATAAAGCTGAATGGCGCCGATTATGTGACCATTGATGGTTCAAACGCGGTTGGCGGAAGCACACGTGATCTTACCATTTCGAATACAAGCGTGGCGACCGGTACAGCGGCAGTGTGGATGTCGAGCCTTGGAACAGCCGCAGGCGCAACGTATAATACCATAAAGAACTGTAATATTTCCGCAGGAACGATGGGTACTTCAAGTGTTCTGACCTATGGCGTGATATTATGCGGTTCAGCTATAACAACACCGACAAACGGTGATGATAATGATTATAATACAATTCAGAATAACATCATTGCGAATGCATATTACGGTATTTACGCGGGAGCTACTTCAGCTTCTGGAGCTGATAACAGACTCCGGATTTTGAATAATACCATAGGAAGCGCCACTACGACAGCTTCTATCGGATTCACCGGAGTGTACCTTTCCTATGTCGATGGCGGAAGCCTTTCCGGTAATACAATTCTCAATGTACTTTATCCGTCAAATACGTGCTACGGTATAAATCTTAATACCGGGGTGATCAATTATTTTGTGGCAGCCAATAAAATTCACGATGTCATGTATACCGGAACTGGAGGCTATGGTGGTCGCGGTATATATCTGAACAGTGGCAATGCCACCAGTAATGACACCATCGTGAATAATATGATTTATACTATTGGTGGAGATGGATTTACCGGTTTCAGCAGTTCTTCTCCCGTTGGTATTTATCTTGACGGCTCTTCCGGTGCGATTAAGGTATGGTACAATTCGGTTTATATGAGTGGAACGCTGACGACTAATAGCGTTACTCTTACAGCGGCGATGCTTGTTTACAGCAGTAGTTTGACTGCGCTGGATATTAAAAATAATGTATTCAGGAATTCAATGAACAATGGTGCGAATGCCGGTGCAAAGAATTATGCTATATATTCAAGTGCTGCGAAGACTGCCTTTACAACAATTAATAACAATGACTATTATGTAAGCGGAACTCAGGGTATTTTAGGATATCTGGCCGGTGATATTACTACCATCGCGGCATGGAGAACAGCAACGAGTCAGGATGTAGCTTCAGCCAACTCCGATCCACAGTTTGTTTCCACAACTGATTTGCACGCCTCTGCCTATGCACTCAACGGTGGCGCAATTCCTATAACCGGAATTACTACCGACATTGAAGGCGATTTGCGTAATGTAACCTTGCCCGACATTGGTGCAGATGAATTCACTCCACCCAACGATGATGCCGGAATAACAGCAATTGGTACTACCTATTGTGTCGGAAGCCAGACCGTGACTGCTACCATGATGAATTTTGGTCTGGTTGACCTTTCCAATGATTCCATTTACTGGTCAGTAAATAGTGTGAATCAGCCTGCCATTAAATGGACAGGAACAGTTGCACCGGGCTCGACAACCAGCGTTAACCTGGGCACCTACAACTTCAGCTTTGGCGCAACCTACAGCGTTACGGCCTATACACGCAAACCCAATGGAAACACAGATGCTAACCCTGCAAACGATTCCAAAACGCAGGCCGGTATCAAACCTTCACTTTCCGGAACTCTGACAGTTGGAACCGGCGGTAGTTTTAAAACATTGTATGCTGCCGATTCAACGTTGAAATTAGTTGGCTTATGTGGTCCGCTGACTCTGCAAATGTTGTCAACTTATCCGGGCGGGACAGAAGTATTGCCACTTACATTCAACAGCATTGCAGGCGTATCAGCAACGAATACAATAACAATTAAACCTGCACCTGGAGCAAGTCCGACCATATCAAGCACTACAGCAGCAAAAGTTTTCAATTTTAACGCTTCTCAGTATATTATTATTGACGGTTCTAATACTACCGGTGGAACGACAAAGAATCTTACGATTTCAAATTCCTATTCTTCCGGTACCGCAATCACATTTACAAATGGCAGTTCCAACAACATAATAAAAAATACCGTGATCAAAGGAGCCGGCAGTGGAAGTTCCTACCCTGTTATTAACCTTTCGACCAGTACAACCGTTGGCAATTCGAATGATACGATTCGCAATTGTGATGTTACATCGGTTGGAACATCAATGTACAATGGTATTTCGCTTAATGGAAGCAGCGGCTATGTTGGGATAAATAACTGTGTAGAGGGTTGCAATATTTTCAACTTCTCCAACTACGGCATTTATCTGTTCAATTATTATAATTATACTACCATAAGAGGAAATATTATTTATGAGGTTAACACGATGACGGGGTCATTGTATGGTATCTTCCTGAATTACGCAGGTACAGTTACAAATATTAGCGGTAATAAAATTTATGACCTCAAATCTTCAGGGTCTTCTCCTACTATCAGTGCAATATATTGTAATTGGGGCAATTCAGGGGACATTCTGAATGTGGATAATAATTTTATATCACTCGAGACTTCAAGTGCCAATGCCAGCGCCACTGTTACAGGTATGCACTATTATCCGTCAAATGCCGGGACGTTTAATTTTTTCTATAATTCTGTTTACATTGGTGGAAATGTCCCCGCCGGTACAACCTCATCATCTTGTTTCAAATTGATGGGAACCTATCCATCTGTAGTTAGAAATAACATTCTTTTCAACGCCCGGACAAGCGCAGGAAAGAATTACTGCTTCTTTGTTAACTCCACATCTTACATGGCTTATTTAAAGTCTAACTATAATGATATTTTAGTAACAGGAACCGGTGGAACTATCGGTTATGACGGAACTACCAATTATACCGATACAACGGCATGGAAGGCTGCGAATAAAGATACAGCCTCTGTTTCCATTAATCCTTCGTTCTCAAATGTTGCACTCTGTGATCTTCATGCATCGAGTGCAGGCATCTGGAAAAAAGGCACCTGGCTTGCTGTTACTAAAGATTATGATGGTCAGGCGAGACCGACAAATCCAACACGTCCGTGCATCGGCGCTGATGAGTTTACACCGACAGGTGATGATGCAGGTATTCTTGCAATCAATAGAATCTATTGTTCAGGCAGCCAGACCGTGACTGCGACCATGGCAAATTATGGACTGAGCACTCTTGTATCCGACTCCGTTTACTGGTCGGTAAATAACCATGTGCAACCACCCATCCAATGGACCGGAAGCATTTCGGTCGGAGCATCATTGTCTGTTCCACTGGGCAATTACACCTTCGCCACTGATACTGCATACACTATTACTGTCTATACGCGTAATCCAAATGGAAATGCTGATGGTAATCCTGCCAATGATTCCAGAACTGAATCGGCCATTTACACCCAGATGACCGGGAATTTTAATATTGGAGCCACGGGCGGAAATTACACTACCATTGGTGCAGCCTTAGCTGATTTGAATACGCGAGGTATGTGCGGTGCTGTCAACTTCGTTCTGAACAATACTTACAACAGCACATCGGAAACCTTCCCTATAGTGATAAACCAGATATCAGGCATTTCGGCACTCAACACCCTAACCATTAAGCCGGGTACCGGTGTCACTGCTTCTATCAGCGGTTCTTATGCCGGCGGACTGATTAAGCTTGTCGGAGCTGACTATGTCACCATAGATGGTTCGAACAACGGCACCTCCTCACGTAACCTTACCATAACAAACACCCATACTGTTAACAGCATTGCAGCAATCAATATCCAGAGTCTGGGAACCGGTGCCGGTGCTACGCACAATACAATCAAGAATTGTAATATCTCAACAGGCACAACCGGTTCCAGTTCTGTTTATACCTATGGCATCTATTTGGGTGGTAATGGTATCGGTTCTTCCGGCGACGATAATGATTATAATACCATTCAGGGTAACAGGATAAGTAAAGCTTATTACGGTGTTTATGCCAATGCATCGTCGACAGGTACAAACACCAACCTTAATATTCTGAATAATGCCATTGGCAGTGCCACTTCAGGAAATTACATCGGCTTTGCAGGCATCTATGAGTATTACGCGGATGGGGGCATAATCAGCGGAGACACCATCTATAATATTACGAACACAACCGGTACACCCAAAGGAATCATCCTGAGTACAGGTGCTGTTAGCACTGCTGTGTCTAAAAACTACATCCATGATATTTATGGAACAAGCAGTTCGGGATATGGAGGATTTGGTATTTATGTTGCCAGCGGAAGTCTGACGAGCAATATAACAATCAGCAATAATATGATTGCCGCAATAGGTGGTACTGGTTTCAGTACGTTTGGTGGTTCGTCACCAGTGGGTATATACCTTGACGGTAGTTCAGCCGCATTGGGAGGCGTGAACGTCTGGTACAACTCTGTTTCAATGACAGGTACGCTGACCTATAGCTCATCAGCAACATTAACCGCCGCCATGCTGGTTGATGGCGCTTCAAATTCGACCATCGACCTGAGGAATAATATTTTCACGAATTCTATGGTCAATAGCAGTCAGTCAAGTTCAAAGAACTATGCTATTTATTCGGTTTCCCCGAAAACTGCTTTCACGAATATCAACTACAATGATTATTATGTAAGCGGTACACAGGGTGTGCTGGGTTACCTTGGCGGTGACCAGACAACAATTGCAGCCTGGAAACTTGCCACATCAAGCGATCTGAATTCTATAAACAATGATCCGCAATTCACTTCCACTACCGACCTTCACGCATCTGCCTTTGCGTTGAATGGAGGAGCAAACGTTATCGGCACTATTACAACTGACTATGACGGGGACCTCAGAAACCTGACCACACCTGATATTGGTGCAGACGAATTCACACCACCAAATGATGATGCCGGAATTACAGCTATTAACCGTGCATATTGTTCCGGCTCGCAGCCAGTAAATGTTACGCTCAAGAACTTTGGAATGTTAACACTTACTTCTGCAAAAATTAACTGGACAGTTAACGGATCAGCACAAACACAGTATAGCTGGAGTGGAACATTGCCTTCAGGAACTTCTGTTGTTGTTCCGATAGGCAGCTATACATTTGCTTCAGGTCTGAATTACAACATCAAAGCATTTACAACACTGCCAAATGGTACAACGGATGCTAATCCCATCAATGATTCACTTACCGAAAAGAATATTAAAACAACAATGGGCGGGACCTATTCAATCGGAACCGGAGGTGACTTCACATCACTCAGAACTGCATGCGATTCACTTAATGCACGGGGAGTCTGCGGTCCGGTGATTTTGGAGCTGAATGCCGCCTACCTTTCATCTGCAGAGACTTTCCCCATCACTATCAATCAGGCTCCGGGAATGTCGGCGGTCAATACCTTAACCATCAGGCCTGCAAGCGGTGTTACTGCGAGCATTTCAGGGACCTACTCCACGGCTCACCTAATCAAGATTAATGGGGGTGCCTATGTAACTATTGATGGCTCAAATAATGGCACTAACAGCCGGAACCTTACCATCAGCAACACGAGTACTACCTCCAGCACCGGAGCAATCTGGGTTTACAGTGCGGGCACAGGTGCCGGCAGTAAATTTATTACCATTAAAAACTGTAACCTCAAGGCCGGTTCTAACGCCAATACAACATATGTTGTGTTTGTCGGAAGTACACTTGGTTCAACAGGTGCGGATAATGACAACCTGACTATACAGAATAACGTAATCAGCAAAGGTTATTATGGTATCTGGTGCGGTGCGCCCTCATCAGGAGTAAATGATAACCTGACCATCAGCGGTAACATCATTGGCTCTGCCACCGCTGCTGATTATATTACCAACAGAGGCATCTATATTGCGGGTGCCAATGCCATGAACATCAGCGGTAATGAGATCTACAACATGATTACTTCTGCGGTCAGCAACAATATTGCAGGTATTGAGATTATGGATTATGTTACAAACGGAGTAATATCCAAAAATAAAATTCATGATATCAAGAATAACAGCAGTTCAGGATATGGGGCTTATGGAATTAATGTTGGGGCAACAACGGGCACTTCGGGTGTTCAGATGGACAACAACATGATTTACCAGATACTCACTACCAACAACTACGCTTCAAGCACAACGTGGAATCCGTTTGGTATCCGTCTGACCGGAGGAACAGGATATAAACTTTATTACAATTCCGTCAATCTTTCCGGATCTCAATACGCTCTGGGCAGTTCGGGTACTCTGTCAGCAGCACTGCTAATCACGTCATCGACCATTACCGGAAACGATATCCGTGATAATATTTTTGCAAATGGAATTATCGGATTGTCGGGTTCTAAATCATACGCCATTTACTGTCCATCGGGAACCACCTTCTCAAAGATTAACTACAATGATTATTATGGAAACGGTACTTATGGCGTTCTTGGGTATCTTGGTGCAGATAAAACGACGCTTAACGATTGGCAGACGGCAACCACAAAGGATTCTGTTTCAAAGGCTATTGACCCAGTATTCTATTCATCAACCGATCTTCACGTTTTATCTTTAGGTTTGGATGGTGCCGGGACTCCGATACCTGGAATCACTACTGATATTGAAGGCGACCTTCGAAATGTCTCTATCCCTGATATCGGGGCTGATGAGTTTACATTCCCGCAGTATGATGCCGGTATAACGGCCATTAACCGCAACTATTGCAGCGGCAGCCAGAATGTGACCGTAACGATTAAAAATTTCGGAATTGCCAACCTTACCAGCGCTACTATAAACTGGAGTGTGAACAGCGTACCTCAAACTCCGTTAAACTGGAGTGGAACCACGCTCACCACAGGTCAATCGGCCCAGGTGGTTGTTGGAACATTCAGTTTTATCAATGGTATTTCCGATACAATTAAGGCAACGAGCAGTCTGCCGAGCGGTCAACCCGACGGATTTACAACCAACGATTCGTGGACTGAATCTAACATACAGGCCTCTTATGCAGGACTTCTCACTGTTGGGCAAGGCGGTTTGTTCCCGACGCTCCGGGTTGCTGACTCCACTTTACAACTTTATGGTATTTGCGGACCTGTAAAACTGGAATTACAAAGCATTTATCCGGCGACAGGCAGAACCGAAAAATTCCCGATTACACTGAGTGGTATTGCAGGTGTTTCATCTACCAACACCATTACAATTAAGCCTGCTTCAGGGGCGTCACCGTTAATCAGCGGAAGCAGCTCCGGTCAATTGATCGATTTCAGCGGCACCAAATATGTGATTATCGACGGATCGAATGCGACCGGTGGAACAACGAAAGACCTGACAATCTCGAATACGAATACTTCTGGCAGGGCCTTGCGGTTTATAGGTGACGGCAGCTATAATATGGTAAAGAATACGGTACTTAAGGGAGTCGCTTCCAGCACGTCTGTCGTAATTTTTTCAGAGAATAGCAACGGTGCAGCTAACTATGATACCTTACGAAATTGCGATATTACATCAGGGGCAAGTCTTACCTCAAAAGGGATATATTTTAGCGGTGCTTCGGCATTCGTTGGCATAAATAATACCATTGAAGATTGTAATATCTACAACTTCTCAAGCATCGGAATTGATTTGGGAAATTACTATTCAAAGACTACTATCCGACGCAATTTTATTTATCAAACAACAGCTCAGGCTTCGTCATCTCTCTATGGCATCAATGTTGGAAATTCAATTTCGGGTGCCCGTTATGAGATCAGCCGGAATAAAATCTACAACCTGTCTTCCTCTACGTCAGCGGCATCCATCAGGGGAATTTATTTCTCCTCCTCATCCTCTGACACCCTGAATGTGACCAACAACTTCATTGATCTTGACGGAGCTTCAACTTCACCAAGTGCGTCTTTGTATGGGATGTATAATTCGGCAAGCTCCTCATCAAAGCTGAATTTCATTTATAATTCAGTATATCTTGGGGGCAGCAGTTCAGGCACCACATCGTGTTTCTACCTGAGTGGGTATAGCAACTCTTTTGTAAGAAACAATGTTTTATTCAATGCACGCACAGCATCAAGCGGTAAGAGTTTATGCTTCCAGCTTTCATCAAGCAGTTATATGAGCAACCTTACATCAAACTATAACAATCTTCTGGCTACTGATCCGATATCGGGGTGTATTGGCTATAATACTTCAGTATATTTCGTTGACACTACCGCATGGAAAGGACAGGGTAAAGATTCGCTATCAACGTCTGTCAACCCTATATTTACGAATGTCAGTTTGGGCGATCTTCACTCCAATGCCTTCGGTTTATGGAAAAAAGGCAACTGGTATGCTGCCTATACAACAGATTATGAC from Bacteroidota bacterium harbors:
- a CDS encoding right-handed parallel beta-helix repeat-containing protein codes for the protein MRKLLLLIAAFMLSVSVNGQTAGSYSFSYSSGTYTPITGGTQLVASGQDELVSGLTAIGFNFVYCGVTYTNFKASSNGFVYLGGAQTATLSTNDLASQSNLLVLAPFWDDLATDATGNISYYLSTGSPRVLTIEFKNIKWYYSVSNLVNFQVKLYESTNVVEFVYGSMANAPGGSASASIGITDAVGGTNHFVSVTPATTPTSSTTVAFNSIVSSHIAYLPSGMTYTFTPPVSLCGTKTIKSTGGDYANFTAAINDLNLKGVCSTGVTFLVDPGFTVTEICPAITTSGTATGPIIFKKNGSGINPKITAVNPGVGSTDAIVTIKGADYITFDGIDLAENALNTTATTEMEFGYYIINASATDGAQYNTIKNCTITLSRVNTSATVGPICQNVATTPTASTGANSYNKYLNFVIGKSPQGITLIGNSSFPDDGCEVGALAGKSYIGIGTTDSIANTASYDAWGIKATSEKNFKIYNTEVRNVSSKGTTNNVDGIYISNSGSGTTSVGTIEIYNNIIHDLTNFSATSGSAHRVAGMRVNLTGATGSISKVYNNFIYNINNTSLYATGRQIIGIYIQDGGNGSNAEHNIAYNTVSIAPSNLTPNSSCFEIGTSSGPVMKVQNNIFSNTTAASTGKHYCWVTTSTTLIGATGSISNYNDLWVSGTNGFIGLASSTDKASLANWQGLTSAPDAASKNVDPTFISATDLHIQTSNATINGSATPLTAITTKDIDGDTRNAATPDIGADEYFLNGTDLAITAIDRVICSGSVPVLATISNGGNTTITAATINWTVMPGGVQTPYNWSGTLAPGSSVQVSLGNFNFLAATSYSITATIASVTPSPDIYAANDTKTESAIFARLSGTYTVGTGGSYTTIGAVATALNTYGVCGPVSFMITTTYSGGETFPVTFNAITGSSSINTVTIKPVAGASPSISGSYGGALIDLNGAQNIIIDGSNAVGGTTKDLTISNTSTSGYAVKFTNNGSSDMVKNCLLKGANTTYGPVYFSSTTTTGNNNDTIRNCDITYAGSGYPYTGVYFSGSSVSPGVNNTVEDCNITNFSYSGVLIGGYYTRTTIRRCSIYEINAQTSTTLIGISAAGSLSGARNEISRNKIYNINTTGSTPSVYAIYFPTASTDTLNIINNFISLDAVTTTTGATLRGIFNNSNSSARMNVIYNSIYIGGTGSSSTSSCFYLGGSFPSFVRNNIFYNARVPSSGRSYCIYVGSGTLSSLTSNYNDLIATDPISGTVGYNGSAYVVDLVSWQGSGTAKDTNSVSVNPSFTDVTTANLHASAGGLYRKAYWYPTYSSIDYDGAARPVNPTQPCIGADEFVPANDDAGITAINRSYCAGSQSVSVSLKNFGISNLNSVKIDWSVNGIPQTPQNTWSGPALTPGSTTSVTLTPNFNFVRGTNYSITATTSLPNGNTDANSSNDSKTEAGIRSQLSGTYAVGPGGDFTTLRAACDSLNLNGVCGPVSFILNSSYAGSSETYPITINQAAGMSAVNTLTIKPGTGVTASLSGSYAGALIKLNGADYVTIDGSNAVGGSTRDLTISNTSVATGTAAVWMSSLGTAAGATYNTIKNCNISAGTMGTSSVLTYGVILCGSAITTPTNGDDNDYNTIQNNIIANAYYGIYAGATSASGADNRLRILNNTIGSATTTASIGFTGVYLSYVDGGSLSGNTILNVLYPSNTCYGINLNTGVINYFVAANKIHDVMYTGTGGYGGRGIYLNSGNATSNDTIVNNMIYTIGGDGFTGFSSSSPVGIYLDGSSGAIKVWYNSVYMSGTLTTNSVTLTAAMLVYSSSLTALDIKNNVFRNSMNNGANAGAKNYAIYSSAAKTAFTTINNNDYYVSGTQGILGYLAGDITTIAAWRTATSQDVASANSDPQFVSTTDLHASAYALNGGAIPITGITTDIEGDLRNVTLPDIGADEFTPPNDDAGITAIGTTYCVGSQTVTATMMNFGLVDLSNDSIYWSVNSVNQPAIKWTGTVAPGSTTSVNLGTYNFSFGATYSVTAYTRKPNGNTDANPANDSKTQAGIKPSLSGTLTVGTGGSFKTLYAADSTLKLVGLCGPLTLQMLSTYPGGTEVLPLTFNSIAGVSATNTITIKPAPGASPTISSTTAAKVFNFNASQYIIIDGSNTTGGTTKNLTISNSYSSGTAITFTNGSSNNIIKNTVIKGAGSGSSYPVINLSTSTTVGNSNDTIRNCDVTSVGTSMYNGISLNGSSGYVGINNCVEGCNIFNFSNYGIYLFNYYNYTTIRGNIIYEVNTMTGSLYGIFLNYAGTVTNISGNKIYDLKSSGSSPTISAIYCNWGNSGDILNVDNNFISLETSSANASATVTGMHYYPSNAGTFNFFYNSVYIGGNVPAGTTSSSCFKLMGTYPSVVRNNILFNARTSAGKNYCFFVNSTSYMAYLKSNYNDILVTGTGGTIGYDGTTNYTDTTAWKAANKDTASVSINPSFSNVALCDLHASSAGIWKKGTWLAVTKDYDGQARPTNPTRPCIGADEFTPTGDDAGILAINRIYCSGSQTVTATMANYGLSTLVSDSVYWSVNNHVQPPIQWTGSISVGASLSVPLGNYTFATDTAYTITVYTRNPNGNADGNPANDSRTESAIYTQMTGNFNIGATGGNYTTIGAALADLNTRGMCGAVNFVLNNTYNSTSETFPIVINQISGISALNTLTIKPGTGVTASISGSYAGGLIKLVGADYVTIDGSNNGTSSRNLTITNTHTVNSIAAINIQSLGTGAGATHNTIKNCNISTGTTGSSSVYTYGIYLGGNGIGSSGDDNDYNTIQGNRISKAYYGVYANASSTGTNTNLNILNNAIGSATSGNYIGFAGIYEYYADGGIISGDTIYNITNTTGTPKGIILSTGAVSTAVSKNYIHDIYGTSSSGYGGFGIYVASGSLTSNITISNNMIAAIGGTGFSTFGGSSPVGIYLDGSSAALGGVNVWYNSVSMTGTLTYSSSATLTAAMLVDGASNSTIDLRNNIFTNSMVNSSQSSSKNYAIYSVSPKTAFTNINYNDYYVSGTQGVLGYLGGDQTTIAAWKLATSSDLNSINNDPQFTSTTDLHASAFALNGGANVIGTITTDYDGDLRNLTTPDIGADEFTPPNDDAGITAINRAYCSGSQPVNVTLKNFGMLTLTSAKINWTVNGSAQTQYSWSGTLPSGTSVVVPIGSYTFASGLNYNIKAFTTLPNGTTDANPINDSLTEKNIKTTMGGTYSIGTGGDFTSLRTACDSLNARGVCGPVILELNAAYLSSAETFPITINQAPGMSAVNTLTIRPASGVTASISGTYSTAHLIKINGGAYVTIDGSNNGTNSRNLTISNTSTTSSTGAIWVYSAGTGAGSKFITIKNCNLKAGSNANTTYVVFVGSTLGSTGADNDNLTIQNNVISKGYYGIWCGAPSSGVNDNLTISGNIIGSATAADYITNRGIYIAGANAMNISGNEIYNMITSAVSNNIAGIEIMDYVTNGVISKNKIHDIKNNSSSGYGAYGINVGATTGTSGVQMDNNMIYQILTTNNYASSTTWNPFGIRLTGGTGYKLYYNSVNLSGSQYALGSSGTLSAALLITSSTITGNDIRDNIFANGIIGLSGSKSYAIYCPSGTTFSKINYNDYYGNGTYGVLGYLGADKTTLNDWQTATTKDSVSKAIDPVFYSSTDLHVLSLGLDGAGTPIPGITTDIEGDLRNVSIPDIGADEFTFPQYDAGITAINRNYCSGSQNVTVTIKNFGIANLTSATINWSVNSVPQTPLNWSGTTLTTGQSAQVVVGTFSFINGISDTIKATSSLPSGQPDGFTTNDSWTESNIQASYAGLLTVGQGGLFPTLRVADSTLQLYGICGPVKLELQSIYPATGRTEKFPITLSGIAGVSSTNTITIKPASGASPLISGSSSGQLIDFSGTKYVIIDGSNATGGTTKDLTISNTNTSGRALRFIGDGSYNMVKNTVLKGVASSTSVVIFSENSNGAANYDTLRNCDITSGASLTSKGIYFSGASAFVGINNTIEDCNIYNFSSIGIDLGNYYSKTTIRRNFIYQTTAQASSSLYGINVGNSISGARYEISRNKIYNLSSSTSAASIRGIYFSSSSSDTLNVTNNFIDLDGASTSPSASLYGMYNSASSSSKLNFIYNSVYLGGSSSGTTSCFYLSGYSNSFVRNNVLFNARTASSGKSLCFQLSSSSYMSNLTSNYNNLLATDPISGCIGYNTSVYFVDTTAWKGQGKDSLSTSVNPIFTNVSLGDLHSNAFGLWKKGNWYAAYTTDYDGQTRPVSPTRPCIGADEFMPPQNDAGISAISRSYCTGAQPVQVMLYNYGLQTLTSAVINWNVTPGGAQPTYNWSGTLATGASVQVNVGSINFSSGIPYSITAVTSLPNGVTDQNTFNDSKTENNVYTSFSGVITIGPTGTFPTLKMAADTLKKYGVCGATTLSIQSTYTSESTFPITFNAIPGASAFNYITIKPATGATPTITGSNSTALIDLNGINYLTIDGSNTVGGTSRDLTISNTTTTSPGAGIRIINDASNDFVKNTLIKASGSTSYGVYFSTAGVSGNSNNTVYNCAITSSSTTYTGYGVYMYGSSGINSANNKIEKCAIYDFAQYGIDVEYYYPGTIITGNQVYEVATMTTTSLYGIYLNYGTTTTTITNNKVFDLKSTGSNVYGLDYFGGGAGEVATFSNNFVSISNSTGAANVYGFYAWPNNGTVTNFFNNSIYIAGTANGTGTSNCVYQYADYTANYKNNILVNARSNSGAGKNYSINIRSTYANLTSDFNDLLASGTGGAVGYNGVALTSLANWQSAMSKDASSVSVNPNFTNTAICDLHVCASQLFQTGTTISGITTDIDNDPRNSPPCIGADEFTGSVVPTSITATANPICPGSSTTLGISGGSLGQGATWKWYTASCGGTAAGSGTSITVSPSTATSYFVRSEGCSGNTLCATLNVTIKTLSVIATSATATPATICSGDSTLLALTGGSTGTGANWNWYSGSCGGTLVGTGASIKVAPTTATTYYVRAEGDCNTTLCVSTPVAVNICGESWTGAVGTSWGDPGNWSMSAVPTAATDVIIPNLTNKPVITGAAVCKNLTINSGATVTINPGYSLTANGPTFLNGAQCLILKASTTGTGSFIDNGTISGSGTAKIERYVTANDWHYISSPIGTATAALFNGSYLKKWLEATYAWLNITSPSTALTVTTGYTLKTLTNKTIAFIGKPNTGTYVIPVTRNTTQVTSKRGWNLVGNPYPSTINWDAPGMIKNHVDNAIYIYNQTYANYATYVNGFGVNGGSGFITPEQGFFVTCANPFTTGTLTMSNSVRTHKDTTFFKSNPVDYIRLKVHEGTFTDEIIVRYAATATDLFDSDYDGIKIIGGGTQLWSSTAADTSLSYSINALNSIQATPDVPLSFRAGSAGTFTITAQDFNSFDPSVSIVLEDLKTNTSTDIRENSLYQFTADPSDDLNRFILHFNKCMNAPATPAVIQSGSDLISDATAGNQWYEQSGIIAGATNQVFTPTHNGTYYVVVNNQGCTSAPSNQIQFSVTGINENPLALHIELTPNPNNGNFRISSSVSVDCEVTVEIYSVLGEKVLSEKLAGLSSRQFNLEGLGNGIYYLKVKTASEQSVIKFIVNK